From Bacteroides uniformis:
ATCAAGGCAAAGAAGTTGATGGATTTGCTCACTGTATATCCACCAAAGCATTTCTTCTGCGTTTCTACAGATAAGGCCGCCAATCCAGTGAACATCATGGGCGCATCAAAGCGCATCATGGAAGATTTGGTAATGGCTTACAACAAGTATTTTAAAGTTACAGCTGCACGTTTTGCTAATGTAGCATTCTCAAATGGTTCACTTCCTGATGGATGGTTGCATCGTTTGCAGAAAAAACAGCCATTGGCAGCACCTTCTGATGTAAAACGTTATTTCGTATCACCAGAAGAATCGGGTCAGATCTGTATGTTGGCTTGTATTCTTGGTAAGGGTGGCGAAGTATTCTTTCCTAAATTGGGAGAAGACCAGATGCTGACCTTCTCTGCTATCTGTGACGACTTCGTGAAAGCTGAAGGCTTCAAGAAAGTCGAGTGTGATAATGAACCTGCTGCTAAGCAGTATGCAGCCAATATGAGTTACGAAAGTGATTCTTATCCTGTTGTTTATTTCAAGAGCGATACGACCGGTGAGAAGGCTTACGAAGAATTTTATGTTCCTGGAGAACAAATCAATATGGAGCGCTATATGGCGCTTGGTGTTGTAGAGGAAACAACAAGACGTCCTATGGAAGAGGTTAATCAGTTTTTCATTGATCTTGAAACCCTTTTCTCTAATGAAGATTTCACCAAGGCTCAGGTTGTAGAAGCTATTAAGAAGTTTATCCCTAACTTCGAGCATGAAGAGACCGGTAAGAACCTTGATCAGAAAATGTAATATTGAAAAGTATCCTTGAGAGTTTAACTCGAAAACAATAGAGAATAAACATGGCTGATTATAAAAATACGGTAGACTTTATTAAGTCAGTATATGGTAACCAAGAGTTTACCCCACTGGCTGTTCCCGTTTTTGTGGGCAATGAAAAGAAATATCTCAATGAGTGTATTGATACCACCTTCGTTTCTTCTGTAGGTAAGTTTGTTGATCGCTTTGAAGAAGATATGGCTAAATATACAGACGCTAAGAAGGCTGTAGTTTGTGTGAGCGGTACCAATGCACTTCACATGGCATTGCAGTTGGTTGGCGTCAAAAAGGATGATGAAGTGCTTACACAGGCGCTGACCTTTATCGCTACTTGTAATGCATTGAGTTACATTGGTTCTCATGCCGTATTTTTGGATGTTGACCGTTCTACAATGGGACTCTCTCCAGATGCCATGAAAGCATGGCTCCAAAAGAATGCAGAGGTTCGTAAGAACACTCGCATTGGAGAACTCGATAAGAGTTTTGATTTTGCATATCAAGAAGATGAACTTGCATGTTACAACAAGAATACTGGTCGTAGAATTAAAGCTTGCGTACCAATGCACTCATTCGGTCATCCAGTACGCATAGAGGAAATTGCAGCACTTTGTGCAGAATGGCATATCGAACTTGTTGAGGATGCTGCAGAATCTATAGGTTCAACTTATAAAGGCAAGCATACCGGTACCTTTGGTAAGGTAGGTGCTATCAGCTTCAATGGTAACAAAACAATCACTACTGGTGGTGGTGGTATGTTGCTTTTCAATGATGAGGAGTTTGGTGCTTATGCTAAGCATATAACCACTCAGGCTAAGATATCCCATCGTTGGGAGTTCCGTCACGATCATGTAGGCTACAACTATCGTATGCCTAACATTAATGCTGCCCTTGGTTGTGCCCAGCTAG
This genomic window contains:
- a CDS encoding UDP-N-acetylglucosamine 4,6-dehydratase; amino-acid sequence: MFNLEKFIADSVTSRPVSMFAADIEANRKTLIAEIKNKKVCVIGGAGSIGSSFIKAVLRFEPKSVVIVDLNENGLAELVRDVRSTEGLYVPEEFRCYTLNFADSIFERIFREEKGFDIVANFSAHKHVRSEKDRYSVQALIENNDIKAKKLMDLLTVYPPKHFFCVSTDKAANPVNIMGASKRIMEDLVMAYNKYFKVTAARFANVAFSNGSLPDGWLHRLQKKQPLAAPSDVKRYFVSPEESGQICMLACILGKGGEVFFPKLGEDQMLTFSAICDDFVKAEGFKKVECDNEPAAKQYAANMSYESDSYPVVYFKSDTTGEKAYEEFYVPGEQINMERYMALGVVEETTRRPMEEVNQFFIDLETLFSNEDFTKAQVVEAIKKFIPNFEHEETGKNLDQKM
- a CDS encoding LegC family aminotransferase codes for the protein MADYKNTVDFIKSVYGNQEFTPLAVPVFVGNEKKYLNECIDTTFVSSVGKFVDRFEEDMAKYTDAKKAVVCVSGTNALHMALQLVGVKKDDEVLTQALTFIATCNALSYIGSHAVFLDVDRSTMGLSPDAMKAWLQKNAEVRKNTRIGELDKSFDFAYQEDELACYNKNTGRRIKACVPMHSFGHPVRIEEIAALCAEWHIELVEDAAESIGSTYKGKHTGTFGKVGAISFNGNKTITTGGGGMLLFNDEEFGAYAKHITTQAKISHRWEFRHDHVGYNYRMPNINAALGCAQLENLDKYVASKRKVAAKYEAYFKNVEDIEFFVDSPDTYSNYWLNAVILKDKEAQIDFLTQTNDNGVMTRPIWELMNRLPMFENCENDGLKNTIYFADRVVNIPSSVRPSDLSRE